The Macrococcoides canis genome has a window encoding:
- a CDS encoding FtsX-like permease family protein: MFLAWKEVIHNKLKFSLIIGVLVLVSYLLFLISGLSNGLMGMNREAIDTWNPDAVIVTEESNQNVPQSLMDENAVKDKFDKIASVKNLPVIIAKGNNKKNTLLFGINKDEFLRPKVTEGKIFNNDFEVVADDSLKTKDFKLGDKLNIAGSDEDLKIVGFTQNSKYNAAAVLYANNATLDTLSMNKLKGKANAFFIKDNNFKDKKIDSDLQLIEKEDFIKKLPGYTEQKLTLDIMSYFLFAISAFIIGIFLYVITIQKEPIFGLLKAQGISNGFLAKSLLLQTLILSLIAVLIALLLTIGTAMVIPDVVPIKFEWDKIALFGLTIIITAIIGGLFSIRSIRKVDPLKTIE, from the coding sequence ATGTTTTTAGCTTGGAAAGAAGTGATACATAATAAATTGAAATTTAGTTTGATTATCGGTGTCCTCGTTCTTGTATCGTATTTACTGTTTCTAATTTCTGGACTGTCTAATGGTCTCATGGGTATGAATCGTGAAGCAATCGATACATGGAATCCAGACGCCGTAATCGTCACTGAAGAATCGAATCAGAATGTGCCACAATCGCTTATGGATGAAAATGCGGTAAAGGATAAGTTTGATAAAATAGCTAGTGTAAAGAACTTGCCAGTTATTATCGCGAAAGGCAATAACAAAAAAAATACATTACTCTTTGGAATTAACAAAGATGAATTTTTAAGACCGAAAGTAACTGAAGGTAAGATATTTAATAACGACTTTGAAGTCGTAGCAGATGATTCCCTTAAGACAAAAGATTTCAAGCTAGGAGATAAGCTAAATATTGCTGGCAGCGATGAAGACTTAAAGATTGTTGGATTTACACAAAACTCCAAGTATAATGCTGCGGCTGTACTATATGCGAATAACGCAACGCTCGACACATTATCTATGAATAAATTAAAGGGTAAGGCAAATGCATTTTTCATTAAAGATAATAATTTCAAAGATAAAAAAATCGATAGTGATTTACAGCTTATTGAGAAAGAAGATTTTATTAAAAAGCTTCCAGGATATACGGAACAAAAATTAACGCTCGATATTATGAGTTATTTCTTATTTGCAATCTCTGCATTTATTATCGGAATATTTTTGTACGTAATAACTATTCAGAAAGAGCCGATTTTTGGATTGCTGAAAGCGCAAGGCATCAGCAACGGATTTTTAGCGAAGTCACTGCTGCTACAGACACTTATTCTATCGCTTATCGCAGTATTGATTGCGTTACTTTTGACGATAGGCACAGCTATGGTTATACCGGACGTTGTCCCGATTAAGTTTGAATGGGATAAGATTGCATTGTTTGGATTAACGATCATCATTACAGCCATAATCGGTGGATTATTCTCAATTCGTTCAATACGAAAAGTAGATCCACTGAAGACGATAGAATAG
- a CDS encoding ABC transporter ATP-binding protein, translated as MILELKQVRKSFGKDQTYVEALKPVDFSIDKGKLVAIVGPSGSGKSTLLTIAGLLQGPTEGQVIVNGKDVSKFSEKERSKVRLNEIGFILQASNLVPFLKVKDQFKLLDKVKKDHMSKSELEKEIEQIGLSKVLNQFPNELSGGQRQRVAILKALYTNPSIILADEPTASLDGEKAIEVIKLLRDEVKTKDKAGIVVTHDHRLLDYFDEIYEMNDGQLTRK; from the coding sequence ATGATACTTGAATTGAAGCAAGTACGAAAAAGTTTTGGGAAAGACCAGACATATGTCGAGGCGTTGAAGCCTGTAGACTTTAGTATAGATAAAGGAAAACTCGTAGCAATTGTTGGGCCCTCAGGTTCCGGTAAGAGTACATTGCTTACAATCGCAGGATTACTTCAAGGACCGACAGAAGGACAAGTGATAGTCAATGGCAAAGACGTTTCTAAATTCAGTGAGAAAGAGCGTTCTAAAGTAAGATTAAACGAGATTGGCTTTATATTACAAGCATCGAACTTAGTGCCATTCCTCAAAGTGAAAGATCAGTTTAAACTGCTTGATAAAGTAAAGAAAGATCATATGTCTAAATCTGAACTTGAAAAAGAAATAGAACAAATAGGATTAAGTAAAGTACTGAATCAATTTCCGAACGAACTCTCTGGAGGACAAAGACAACGTGTCGCAATCTTAAAAGCTTTGTATACAAATCCTTCGATTATTCTTGCGGATGAACCTACAGCGAGTCTGGATGGTGAAAAAGCGATAGAAGTGATTAAACTGTTAAGGGATGAAGTAAAAACGAAAGATAAAGCAGGTATCGTCGTCACACATGACCATCGATTACTCGACTACTTTGATGAGATTTATGAGATGAATGATGGACAATTGACTCGAAAATAA
- a CDS encoding YitT family protein — translation MKYQNNIIFKVAITVIGSFLIAAAFNLFLLPHGVLSSGVSGIALLLHILTNFDAGILNLLLNIPLIILGIWKLNRSIIINTVLSVIFISLFMTFIPITKVSQELFVNVIFGGVLVGIGVGIILKYSGTTGGMDIVAMIISQQSNMSIGLVMTILNGIIILCSGFFFNWNIALMTLLSIYITGKTVDMIFTSHIKLTATIVTSNLDAVKQGLIDEIYRGITISEVYGGYSNNKQHMITMVLTRYELQDVIRIAKENDPKCFINVYQTTEVHGNFARNN, via the coding sequence ATGAAATATCAAAACAACATTATTTTTAAAGTTGCAATTACAGTTATCGGCTCTTTTCTCATTGCAGCAGCTTTTAATTTATTTTTATTACCGCATGGCGTATTGAGTAGTGGCGTCAGCGGGATTGCTTTACTATTGCATATTCTGACAAACTTCGATGCAGGTATACTGAATTTACTGCTTAACATACCACTCATTATACTTGGAATATGGAAGCTCAACCGTTCAATCATCATCAATACCGTTTTGAGTGTTATCTTCATCTCTTTGTTTATGACATTCATCCCAATTACAAAAGTTTCACAGGAACTATTCGTGAATGTTATCTTTGGTGGCGTCCTTGTCGGCATCGGTGTCGGTATCATCTTAAAATACTCAGGTACAACTGGCGGTATGGACATAGTAGCAATGATTATTAGCCAGCAAAGTAATATGTCTATCGGACTAGTTATGACAATATTAAACGGTATAATCATTCTTTGTTCAGGATTTTTCTTTAACTGGAACATCGCTTTAATGACGCTATTATCTATTTACATTACAGGTAAGACAGTTGATATGATCTTTACGTCTCATATTAAACTTACAGCAACAATTGTAACTTCGAATCTCGACGCGGTGAAACAAGGATTAATCGATGAAATTTATCGTGGGATTACGATTTCAGAAGTATATGGCGGATATTCTAATAATAAACAACATATGATTACGATGGTTCTCACACGTTATGAACTGCAAGATGTTATTCGTATCGCTAAAGAGAACGATCCGAAATGCTTTATCAATGTTTATCAGACGACTGAGGTGCACGGAAATTTCGCTAGAAACAATTAA
- a CDS encoding YhgE/Pip domain-containing protein, with product MKNTFQLFLHDLKNIKRTPSFIILLLGLSILPSFYAWFNLKSSWDPYSNTEYLKVAVINHDTGAEVQGKKVNVGNQLVTNLKDNKKFGWVFTDDLKEANKQLEYGNYYAIIHIPKHFSEDVTSILHKKPKRAHIDYKVNQKINAIAPKMTNAGATAITQSLNEKFVDSATKALLDESNRVGLKLEDKLPLYHKIENAVYEAEKAIPEMEKFKETVNKIDSHQGDISKYADEFYQLGQYEGKINDGAGKLIKANEHAADINAAGQLIVNINNNMPAIENALQKANTIEQKFPEINDAVAKGIQATSTAQGAISGAQGAMPGVHEKISNAQNITNNAQSDVKSAEASIEKPTTEISTEDASSESVSTEDVSSEKQVNSTHTEPLKKPDLLPAKNALNDGLLAISELTKEEAVATQDTINQLDELSKQNPGSSEVLAKNIEVYKHNLEQSIAYYNEVIKLMNQAEKLGLGDTSKINAQLNQSVDALTKLNTSLDTTLNGARGNGKVSFDNNAIQNALKALASLEAFASTDMNQILSDGLASIDSNLDTVAGKLSNASQFANDVDRILADAAQITSNAHETLLTINAELPALEQKFSRINQTAQANFPAFKSKVGEASNFVESELPSVLDDLNRLSNFAANDLPSVMAKYNEASKLLQSNLPGAQDKIHELAVFSNEELPGIEKEIKQAADKFRELDKNDTFNKLIKLLRNDLEDQSDYFAEPIQLDETQVFPIPNYGSASAPFYTALALWVGALLSGNLLTTELKDKSLIGKFSLREIYLGRMILFLLLSIAQATIVVLGNLFILDAYAKHPVYNVLFAILVGIAFTIMVYTVVSLLGNIGKAIAIIIMVLQIAGGGGTFPIQVTPKFFQAIHPFLPFTYAVDLLREAVGGIVPEIAWSKIGMLYLIAALTFAFGLALKPRFEPIKKGFYARSKASNLVE from the coding sequence ATGAAAAACACCTTTCAACTTTTTTTACATGATTTAAAAAACATTAAACGTACCCCTTCATTCATCATATTATTACTCGGATTATCGATATTACCTTCCTTTTATGCATGGTTTAATTTAAAGTCATCATGGGATCCATATTCTAATACAGAATATTTGAAAGTTGCAGTGATAAATCATGATACAGGTGCGGAAGTTCAAGGCAAGAAAGTAAATGTCGGGAACCAGCTCGTTACCAACTTGAAAGATAACAAAAAGTTCGGATGGGTATTTACTGATGATTTAAAAGAAGCGAATAAACAGCTTGAATACGGAAACTACTATGCAATCATCCACATTCCAAAGCATTTTTCAGAAGATGTTACGAGTATTCTGCATAAAAAGCCAAAACGTGCACATATCGACTACAAAGTGAATCAAAAAATTAATGCTATTGCACCTAAAATGACTAATGCAGGAGCAACAGCGATCACACAATCTCTGAACGAAAAATTTGTGGATAGTGCGACAAAAGCCCTACTCGATGAAAGTAACCGTGTCGGCCTTAAGCTAGAAGATAAATTACCACTCTACCATAAGATAGAAAATGCAGTATATGAAGCAGAAAAAGCGATTCCAGAAATGGAAAAGTTCAAAGAAACAGTCAATAAAATCGATAGCCATCAAGGTGATATTTCAAAATATGCTGATGAGTTCTATCAACTCGGTCAGTACGAAGGTAAAATCAATGATGGTGCAGGAAAGTTAATAAAAGCGAATGAACATGCAGCAGACATCAATGCTGCTGGCCAACTCATCGTCAATATTAATAACAACATGCCCGCAATTGAAAATGCGCTTCAAAAAGCGAATACAATTGAGCAGAAATTCCCGGAAATCAATGATGCTGTCGCAAAAGGTATCCAGGCTACGAGTACAGCTCAAGGTGCAATCAGTGGAGCACAAGGCGCAATGCCAGGAGTTCATGAAAAAATTAGCAATGCTCAAAATATAACAAATAATGCTCAATCAGATGTTAAGTCAGCAGAAGCATCAATCGAAAAACCAACGACTGAAATATCGACAGAAGATGCTTCTTCAGAAAGTGTATCAACTGAAGATGTTTCTTCAGAAAAACAAGTAAATAGTACACACACAGAACCTTTAAAGAAACCAGATTTATTACCTGCTAAAAACGCATTAAATGACGGATTACTGGCAATCAGCGAATTGACAAAAGAAGAAGCTGTAGCAACACAAGATACTATTAATCAACTTGATGAACTGAGTAAACAAAATCCAGGCAGCTCTGAAGTGCTTGCCAAAAATATTGAAGTGTATAAACATAATTTAGAACAATCTATCGCTTATTATAACGAAGTGATTAAGCTTATGAATCAAGCTGAAAAACTCGGACTTGGTGATACTTCAAAGATTAACGCACAATTAAATCAATCTGTAGATGCTTTAACAAAACTTAATACTTCACTAGATACAACTTTAAATGGTGCACGAGGTAATGGTAAAGTCAGTTTTGATAATAACGCTATTCAAAATGCGTTAAAGGCACTTGCGAGCCTTGAAGCATTTGCAAGTACTGATATGAATCAAATTCTTTCGGATGGATTAGCTTCTATCGATAGTAATCTCGACACAGTTGCAGGCAAGCTATCAAATGCGAGTCAATTTGCAAATGATGTCGATAGAATACTTGCTGATGCTGCTCAAATAACAAGTAATGCACATGAGACATTGTTAACAATTAACGCGGAACTTCCAGCGTTAGAACAAAAATTCAGTCGTATTAATCAAACAGCTCAGGCTAATTTTCCTGCTTTTAAATCTAAAGTCGGTGAAGCATCAAACTTTGTAGAAAGTGAACTTCCATCTGTACTTGATGATTTGAACCGTTTAAGTAATTTTGCTGCAAACGACCTGCCAAGTGTAATGGCCAAGTACAACGAAGCTTCGAAGTTATTACAGAGCAACTTGCCAGGTGCACAAGATAAGATTCATGAACTTGCGGTATTCTCGAATGAAGAACTGCCGGGTATCGAAAAAGAGATTAAACAAGCGGCTGATAAATTCAGAGAACTTGATAAAAATGATACATTCAACAAATTAATCAAATTATTACGTAATGACCTTGAAGATCAATCCGATTACTTTGCTGAACCGATACAACTAGATGAAACTCAGGTATTCCCTATTCCAAACTATGGGTCTGCAAGTGCTCCATTCTATACAGCACTCGCTTTATGGGTTGGCGCACTCTTAAGTGGTAACTTATTGACGACTGAACTTAAAGATAAATCGCTTATCGGTAAATTCTCACTTAGAGAAATATATTTAGGGCGTATGATCTTGTTCTTATTACTGAGCATTGCTCAAGCAACAATTGTTGTTCTCGGTAACTTGTTCATTCTTGATGCGTATGCAAAACATCCGGTATACAATGTACTATTCGCAATACTTGTCGGAATCGCCTTTACAATAATGGTCTATACTGTTGTCAGCTTACTAGGAAATATTGGTAAAGCGATTGCCATCATTATTATGGTATTGCAAATTGCAGGAGGCGGGGGAACATTCCCTATTCAAGTAACACCGAAATTCTTCCAGGCGATACATCCATTCTTACCATTCACGTATGCTGTAGATTTACTACGTGAAGCAGTCGGTGGAATCGTACCTGAAATTGCATGGTCAAAAATCGGTATGCTGTATTTAATCGCAGCATTAACTTTCGCATTCGGTCTCGCTTTAAAACCAAGATTCGAACCGATCAAAAAAGGATTCTACGCACGTAGTAAAGCAAGTAACCTTGTAGAGTAA
- a CDS encoding HesA/MoeB/ThiF family protein has protein sequence MSRYDRQIKAIQFGEQGQVNLSKSKFLIIGAGALGSTISEMLARSGAGEIIVCDMDIVSLSNLHRQSLYDETDVHQYELKVDAVKRHLSRINSEVTVTAIPEEITSDNLKQLIEKFQPTIVIDGTDNFITRYVINDICHQFSTPWVYGACLGSKGTVYAIDYSVACLRCILPDPPDTGQNCSLEGILPQTAHLTASLQVSEVMKYIAEGHFSNHFITFDSFSMDFKSTDATFFRNNNCKTCATHDYPAIMRGPRYVTKMCYGKYSIKLPSDVFYKEIPYIVKETPSFKLIKVDHVTVHLLKDGRIIIYDVYSSEEAKSVIFNLFSISV, from the coding sequence ATGAGTCGCTACGACAGACAAATAAAAGCAATACAGTTTGGTGAACAAGGACAAGTTAATCTATCAAAGTCTAAATTTCTTATTATCGGTGCAGGTGCCCTTGGAAGTACCATCAGTGAAATGCTTGCACGAAGCGGTGCAGGAGAAATCATTGTATGTGATATGGATATTGTAAGTTTATCTAACCTTCATCGACAAAGTTTATATGATGAAACAGACGTTCATCAATATGAATTAAAGGTGGATGCTGTAAAACGTCATCTTTCTCGTATTAATAGTGAAGTAACAGTCACTGCTATCCCTGAGGAGATTACAAGCGATAACTTGAAGCAACTGATTGAAAAGTTTCAACCTACGATTGTGATTGATGGTACAGATAATTTTATTACGCGTTATGTCATCAACGATATTTGCCACCAGTTTAGCACTCCTTGGGTTTACGGTGCATGTCTCGGATCGAAGGGAACAGTCTATGCAATCGATTATTCTGTGGCATGTCTACGCTGTATCTTACCTGATCCACCGGACACCGGTCAGAACTGTTCATTAGAAGGGATACTCCCTCAAACTGCACATCTTACAGCTAGCTTACAAGTTTCAGAAGTAATGAAATATATTGCCGAAGGTCACTTCTCTAATCATTTCATCACATTCGACAGCTTTAGCATGGATTTTAAATCAACTGATGCAACATTTTTCCGCAATAACAACTGCAAGACATGTGCGACACATGACTATCCTGCTATTATGCGTGGTCCTCGCTATGTGACTAAGATGTGCTATGGCAAATACTCAATTAAATTGCCAAGCGATGTCTTCTACAAAGAGATACCATACATTGTAAAGGAAACTCCTTCATTTAAACTAATTAAAGTAGATCATGTGACAGTCCACCTGTTAAAAGATGGACGTATTATAATATACGATGTTTATAGTTCAGAAGAAGCAAAATCAGTCATTTTCAACCTTTTCTCTATATCAGTATAA
- a CDS encoding thiazole synthase, whose protein sequence is MLKIGPIELESRLILGTGKFETGDLQRKAVDASETNALTFAVRRMNLYDKDLPNPLESVDLDKYITFPNTAGAKTAEEAVKIAEIARAAGMCDMIKVEIIGDDKTLLPDAIETYKACEILLERGFIVCPYIQCDVVLAKKLETLGVHAIMPLGSPIGTGLGINDALNLSYIIDAINVPVIVDAGIGSPSDAAYAMELGADAVLLNTAVSHAKDPVKMAEAMKLAVHAGFLGAHAGRIPKKYTAQASSPTEGLEFL, encoded by the coding sequence ATGTTAAAGATTGGACCAATCGAACTTGAATCGAGACTCATCCTTGGTACAGGAAAATTTGAAACTGGAGATCTACAGCGTAAAGCGGTTGATGCGAGCGAAACGAATGCACTTACTTTCGCTGTGCGTCGCATGAACCTCTATGATAAAGATTTGCCGAATCCATTAGAATCTGTTGATTTAGATAAGTATATTACATTCCCGAATACGGCAGGTGCTAAGACGGCAGAAGAAGCGGTAAAAATCGCTGAGATTGCTCGTGCTGCAGGAATGTGCGATATGATAAAAGTTGAAATTATCGGAGACGATAAAACATTATTACCCGATGCCATCGAGACGTATAAAGCGTGTGAAATTCTACTCGAGAGAGGATTTATTGTCTGTCCTTACATCCAATGTGATGTTGTACTTGCGAAGAAACTAGAAACACTTGGTGTACATGCTATAATGCCGCTCGGTTCACCAATCGGGACGGGTCTAGGGATTAATGATGCCTTAAACTTAAGTTATATTATTGATGCTATCAATGTCCCTGTTATTGTAGACGCAGGTATCGGTTCCCCAAGCGATGCTGCATATGCGATGGAGCTGGGTGCGGACGCCGTGCTATTAAATACAGCAGTAAGTCACGCGAAAGACCCTGTGAAAATGGCTGAAGCAATGAAGCTTGCAGTACATGCTGGTTTCCTTGGTGCTCATGCCGGGAGAATCCCTAAGAAATATACAGCACAGGCATCGAGTCCTACAGAAGGTTTAGAGTTTCTATGA
- the thiS gene encoding sulfur carrier protein ThiS, translated as MKLYLNDELYETQETMLVPFLESLNIDLKRAVVVIDDMPVQKDKWHETEIKPEQRLELLEFVGGG; from the coding sequence ATGAAACTATACTTAAATGATGAATTGTACGAAACACAAGAAACGATGCTTGTTCCATTTCTAGAATCTTTGAATATTGATTTAAAGCGTGCTGTTGTCGTTATCGATGATATGCCTGTTCAAAAAGATAAATGGCATGAGACCGAAATTAAACCAGAACAGCGATTAGAATTATTAGAATTTGTAGGAGGCGGATAA
- a CDS encoding NAD(P)/FAD-dependent oxidoreductase produces MVITKFDVLIIGGGIIGQSICYHLKQEDISIGVIDDFSRCRATHAAGGMLGAQNEFYSDSPLFQLSMEGQRMMKGFADELACLGHGIDYQQHGLLKIASHGGHDALLQQYDFLNTQFKTTELVKDRLHEFAHGHIRNHGLAMWIPTDGQVNAVKYHQALIQLNKDVTFIHDRVVDVKKDNGFIVSTSTHTYEAQQIIVAAGMYSGDILKSLGIHFEIHGVKGEVMTIHHPSLNMKETLFQTNGHYIVPKSDDLYVIGATTSMNGDNTVSEEGIDWLKEMTLDLLPELMNGEIVDRRCGFRPDNSLQRPVIDEVRDNLFVATGHYRNGILLSKITGALMHKLMFDKQHPLAMKYKDHFKLEDIHETILK; encoded by the coding sequence GTGGTTATTACGAAATTCGATGTCTTAATTATCGGTGGTGGTATTATCGGTCAAAGTATATGCTATCACTTGAAGCAAGAAGATATTTCTATCGGTGTTATTGATGACTTTAGTAGATGCAGGGCAACACATGCTGCTGGCGGTATGCTTGGTGCACAAAATGAATTTTATTCAGATTCTCCTCTCTTCCAGCTTTCCATGGAAGGTCAGCGTATGATGAAAGGTTTTGCTGATGAATTAGCGTGTCTTGGTCATGGCATCGATTATCAGCAGCATGGTTTGTTAAAGATTGCTTCACATGGTGGGCACGACGCCTTACTTCAACAGTATGATTTTCTAAACACACAGTTTAAGACAACAGAGTTAGTTAAAGATCGTTTGCATGAGTTTGCACATGGCCATATCCGTAATCATGGCCTTGCGATGTGGATTCCGACAGATGGACAAGTCAATGCTGTTAAATATCATCAGGCACTCATACAATTAAATAAAGATGTTACGTTTATACACGATCGTGTCGTAGATGTTAAGAAGGATAACGGATTTATTGTAAGTACAAGCACACACACATACGAAGCACAGCAAATCATTGTTGCTGCAGGTATGTATTCAGGTGATATTCTTAAATCTCTTGGTATCCATTTTGAAATACATGGCGTAAAAGGTGAAGTGATGACGATTCATCACCCTTCATTGAATATGAAAGAAACATTATTCCAGACAAATGGACATTATATTGTACCAAAGTCAGATGATTTATATGTTATAGGTGCAACAACATCGATGAATGGTGACAATACAGTAAGCGAAGAAGGTATCGACTGGCTAAAAGAAATGACGCTAGACTTATTGCCAGAACTCATGAATGGTGAAATTGTCGATAGAAGATGCGGCTTTCGACCTGATAATTCACTACAACGACCAGTAATCGATGAAGTTCGTGACAATTTATTTGTCGCTACCGGTCATTATCGTAATGGCATCCTCTTGTCGAAGATTACCGGAGCACTTATGCATAAACTTATGTTCGATAAACAGCATCCACTCGCGATGAAATATAAAGATCATTTTAAATTGGAGGATATACATGAAACTATACTTAAATGA
- a CDS encoding thiamine phosphate synthase, which yields MFYMITPFVEPSDAVLQSIVDVEALIDGVILRLDGREDELDVFIMQLKRLIDPSKIIVHNTPHLMMKHGLTRIHFKECAGKAIAFKQQHPEFRVGMSVHSEDSMRLIDGVLDYCIFGHIFPTPSKPGLTPQSASVIDTVLSYEIPVVAIGGIDEQTVHQLDTRFSGFSGIRLFQHKAQLEHVQKEWLLRNSMS from the coding sequence ATGTTTTATATGATTACTCCATTCGTGGAGCCAAGTGATGCTGTCTTGCAATCGATCGTGGATGTAGAAGCTCTGATTGATGGTGTGATTCTTCGTTTAGATGGGAGAGAAGATGAACTGGATGTATTTATTATGCAGTTGAAGCGGCTTATAGATCCTTCTAAGATTATTGTGCATAATACACCGCATTTAATGATGAAGCATGGTTTGACACGTATTCATTTTAAAGAGTGTGCTGGTAAGGCGATAGCATTCAAGCAACAACATCCTGAATTTCGTGTCGGTATGAGTGTGCACAGTGAAGACAGCATGCGCCTAATTGATGGCGTGCTGGATTATTGTATATTCGGTCACATCTTCCCTACCCCGTCAAAGCCAGGTCTCACACCTCAAAGTGCGTCTGTAATTGACACAGTACTCTCATATGAAATCCCGGTTGTTGCAATCGGTGGTATTGATGAACAAACAGTACATCAGCTTGATACTCGGTTTAGTGGATTCAGTGGTATCCGTCTGTTTCAGCACAAGGCACAACTCGAGCACGTTCAAAAGGAGTGGTTATTACGAAATTCGATGTCTTAA